The DNA window ATCCGACTATTCAAGCTGTTAAAGAATCTACAAGAGATCTGGCCAACGTAACCAGAATGATTAACCGTTTTGGAAAAAGGATTAAAATTCTGGGTGGAGTAGATACGATTTGCCTGGAAACACTGATGCTTGGAGCAGATGGATTGGTAGCAGGACTTGTAGATGCTTTCCCTAACGAAACAATGGCCATGTATAACTATGCAAAAGCAGGCGAGTATGGCAAAGCCTTGGAGATCTACCGATGGTTTATGCCTTTGTTAGAACTTGATATTAATCCTAAACTCATTCAGTATATCAAACTTGCTGCAACTGCGGAAGGAATCAGTAATCCTTATGTAAGAGCTCCACGTTTAGAATTACAAGGTGAAGAAGCTTCAAGAATTAAAAGGATTATTGAAGAGGGCAGAGCTAAACGTCCGGCATTAGATTAATCCAAGAAATAAGGCTATGATTGAAGAAACTTCAAAAAAAACTATGGATCACAAAATACAGCTTGCTGTTGAAGCGTACCAGTTTTTGAAAAATACGACTATCAAAGAAAGAGCAGAATTCATGAATGCTGTTGCCGATCACATCGAAGCGTTAGGTGAAGAACTTTTGACAACAGCGCATGCTGAAACTTCATTACCTCTGGCAAGACTTACCGGTGAAAAAGCCAGAACAATAGGCCAATGGAGAAGTTATGCAAAAGCAGTAGCGTCCGGAATATACACAGAATCCCGGATTGATCTCGCTCAACCTGAGAAACAAAAAGGAGATCTGAGAAAATACAATATCGGCATAGGGCCTGTGCTTGTATTCGGAGCCAGTAATTTTCCATTTGCATTTTCTACAGCCGGAGGTGATACGGCGAGCGCTATTGGAGCAGGTTGCCCAGTGATTGTGAAGGCTCATCCTGCACATCCAAAAACTTCTCAAATTATGGCTGATGCAATAACAGCTACTGTAGAAAGATCCGGGTGGCCGGAAGGGATTTTCAGCCATATTACCGGAACATCCCATGAAATCGGTTCTTATTTAACCCAACATAAAGATATCCATGCTGTAGCATTTACAGGATCATTCAATGGAGGGAAGGCCTTATTTGATATTGCTAACCGCCGTGAAAATCCTATTCCTGTATTTGCAGAAATGGGAAGCATCAATCCTGTATTCGCTTTTGAACAGTTATTGGAAGATAAGGCGGAAAATCTGGCTAAA is part of the Chryseobacterium lactis genome and encodes:
- a CDS encoding aldehyde dehydrogenase (NADP(+)), whose amino-acid sequence is MIEETSKKTMDHKIQLAVEAYQFLKNTTIKERAEFMNAVADHIEALGEELLTTAHAETSLPLARLTGEKARTIGQWRSYAKAVASGIYTESRIDLAQPEKQKGDLRKYNIGIGPVLVFGASNFPFAFSTAGGDTASAIGAGCPVIVKAHPAHPKTSQIMADAITATVERSGWPEGIFSHITGTSHEIGSYLTQHKDIHAVAFTGSFNGGKALFDIANRRENPIPVFAEMGSINPVFAFEQLLEDKAENLAKEYASSLTLGVGQFCTNPGVFIALKGNHLNRFITALKKEITEIVPVNMLHKGIFDNFEKLKGIASEQSEVEIIAEVNTKINEWQGRAVVAQTTGQNFIQNPILSEEIFGPFGIIVACETSEELLQIAHQLKGQLTITVAGTAQDVRENLNLINLLKDKCGRLLFNGMPTGVEVVYAMQHGGPFPSTTDTRFTSVGPDAVKRFVRPISFQNWPDEFLPEELKDENPLQISRIVDGEVNSGSLKLETV